The following coding sequences are from one Pseudomonas mendocina window:
- a CDS encoding DUF5677 domain-containing protein: protein MAQFLDGQVKHLIENVSAINHSNKPRVARLYAIYSAIIEDAISIRLLCENARTNQAYIVSRALLERLTNFCFLQLCTDAEFSDYVDYSLNKAGRSLDRSIEAGGQVKARIALNGGEFELPPEISAAIAKFTSERGREKTRWTNVSLPDRAAVIEAKLGNTGLFMSLLTIYADASEALHGTLYGAVFHLGAYETSPPHDQASLDQHRYRTLSALYLMAGGSIDTLFSLLASLGESPFDAVAQASKRAFREAAIASGLAVAKEK from the coding sequence TTGGCCCAATTTCTAGATGGCCAAGTGAAACATCTTATAGAGAACGTAAGCGCGATCAATCACAGCAACAAGCCACGCGTCGCACGCCTCTACGCTATCTACTCCGCAATCATTGAAGACGCCATATCAATAAGGCTACTGTGTGAAAACGCCCGAACTAACCAAGCCTATATTGTATCGAGAGCCCTTCTCGAACGACTGACTAATTTCTGCTTCCTTCAACTGTGCACAGACGCGGAATTTTCAGACTACGTTGACTACTCACTCAACAAGGCCGGGCGCAGCTTAGATAGATCTATTGAAGCTGGCGGTCAGGTTAAGGCTCGTATTGCGCTCAACGGTGGGGAGTTTGAGCTTCCTCCAGAAATTAGTGCTGCCATCGCAAAATTTACAAGTGAGCGAGGAAGAGAGAAAACACGCTGGACAAATGTTTCTCTACCAGACAGAGCAGCGGTCATTGAAGCGAAGCTAGGCAATACCGGTTTGTTCATGAGCCTGCTGACAATCTATGCAGACGCATCGGAGGCACTGCATGGAACCCTTTATGGCGCGGTGTTTCATCTTGGTGCCTATGAGACATCGCCGCCACACGACCAAGCAAGCCTGGATCAACATCGCTACCGAACGCTTTCCGCTTTGTACTTGATGGCTGGCGGCAGCATAGACACACTGTTTTCCCTTCTGGCATCGCTCGGCGAGAGTCCTTTCGATGCAGTTGCTCAAGCATCAAAACGTGCGTTCAGGGAAGCAGCGATTGCATCAGGCCTTGCAGTAGCAAAGGAGAAGTAA
- a CDS encoding response regulator transcription factor, with translation MKVLLVDDHAVVRQGYASLLRALLPEVQLREACDGEQALQRVQEEIPNLVIMDIGLPGISGLETTRRLRQRLPQLRVLFFSMHDELPLVRQALDAGAIGYLTKNSSPEVLVEAVKRTAAGHAYIEQQLATQLACNPASSDGLDPRLRELTQREFEIFVMLARGLPPRQIAEKLCISAKTLSNYQTLVKNKLQISSQAELVHLAIDSGVVRVGLESA, from the coding sequence ATGAAGGTTCTACTGGTAGATGACCACGCCGTGGTGCGTCAGGGCTACGCCAGCCTGCTGCGCGCCCTGTTGCCCGAGGTGCAATTGCGCGAGGCTTGTGATGGCGAACAGGCTCTGCAGCGAGTGCAGGAAGAGATTCCCAACCTGGTGATCATGGATATCGGCCTACCCGGCATCAGCGGTCTGGAAACCACCCGCCGTTTGCGCCAGCGCCTGCCGCAACTACGCGTGTTGTTCTTCAGCATGCACGACGAACTGCCCCTGGTACGCCAGGCACTGGACGCCGGCGCCATTGGCTACCTGACCAAGAACTCCTCACCGGAAGTGCTGGTGGAGGCGGTCAAACGTACCGCCGCCGGCCACGCCTATATCGAACAGCAACTGGCCACCCAACTGGCCTGCAACCCCGCCAGCAGCGACGGTCTCGATCCGCGCCTGCGCGAGCTGACCCAGCGCGAGTTCGAAATCTTCGTCATGCTCGCCCGCGGCCTGCCACCCCGGCAGATCGCCGAGAAGCTGTGCATCAGCGCCAAGACCCTGTCCAACTACCAGACCCTGGTGAAGAACAAACTGCAGATCAGCTCGCAGGCGGAGCTGGTGCATTTGGCGATTGATAGTGGGGTGGTAAGGGTGGGGTTGGAAAGCGCCTGA
- a CDS encoding HAMP domain-containing sensor histidine kinase, giving the protein MTTLGRINLGVSLLFGLVTLAGLVLLLRQASHDVQRELQAAEAVVEYLGEVARSNPDSLRPELTENLRHIRVSWLRPGEEPEQQTESVIEHWIAERLLGSALLVADAWPLDDGRELRIALDPYDEIEEIYDSLLQLLLLSAFALILSLLTIRFAVRRASRVLDELLTGLREVGAGHFDTRLHDHGLAEAKHLAAHFNDMAITLQQVQADNAELTQSLLELQERERTRLGQTLHDDLGQYLSGIRAQACLLKVIADRPQQVQDTARLLDDNCERLQQGFRSLIRDLYPVVLERLELGPALQQLAANWQQAQGIRCRLQLGEQLPSLPLASKAHLYRLVQEALTNVARHADASEVRIRLQRRGQSLRLLVRDNGQGTALPLRPGIGLRSMRERSRSLGGELRLHSRPQAGWALCLNIPLEATR; this is encoded by the coding sequence ATGACCACCCTCGGCCGTATCAACCTCGGCGTCAGCCTGCTGTTCGGTCTGGTGACCCTGGCCGGGCTGGTGCTGCTGTTGCGCCAGGCCAGCCATGATGTGCAGCGCGAACTGCAGGCCGCCGAAGCCGTGGTCGAATACCTCGGCGAAGTGGCGCGCAGCAACCCCGATAGCCTGCGCCCGGAGCTGACCGAGAACCTGCGGCATATCCGCGTGAGTTGGCTGCGCCCGGGTGAAGAGCCCGAGCAGCAAACCGAAAGCGTCATCGAGCACTGGATCGCCGAACGCCTGCTGGGCTCGGCCTTGCTGGTGGCCGATGCCTGGCCGCTGGACGATGGCCGCGAGCTGCGCATCGCCCTAGATCCCTACGACGAGATCGAGGAAATCTACGACTCGTTGCTGCAACTGCTGCTGCTCAGCGCCTTCGCCCTGATCCTCAGCCTGCTGACCATCCGCTTTGCCGTGCGTCGCGCCAGTCGTGTGCTGGACGAACTGCTCACCGGCCTGCGCGAAGTCGGTGCCGGCCACTTCGATACGCGCCTGCATGACCACGGCCTGGCCGAGGCCAAGCACCTGGCGGCGCACTTCAACGACATGGCCATCACCCTGCAGCAGGTGCAGGCGGACAACGCCGAGCTGACCCAGTCGCTGCTGGAGCTGCAGGAGCGCGAGCGCACGCGCCTCGGCCAGACCCTACATGACGACCTGGGCCAGTACCTCAGCGGCATTCGTGCCCAGGCCTGCCTGCTCAAGGTGATCGCCGACCGGCCGCAGCAGGTGCAGGACACCGCGCGCCTGCTGGACGACAACTGCGAGCGCCTGCAACAGGGCTTCCGCAGCCTGATCCGCGATCTGTATCCGGTAGTGCTGGAGCGCCTGGAGCTCGGCCCGGCGCTGCAGCAACTGGCCGCCAACTGGCAGCAGGCGCAAGGCATTCGCTGCCGCCTGCAACTGGGCGAACAACTGCCGAGCCTGCCGCTGGCGAGCAAGGCCCATCTCTATCGCCTGGTGCAGGAGGCGCTGACCAACGTCGCCCGTCATGCCGATGCCAGCGAAGTGCGTATTCGTCTGCAACGCCGTGGTCAGAGCCTGCGGTTGTTGGTGCGCGATAACGGCCAGGGCACCGCGCTGCCGCTGCGTCCCGGCATTGGCCTGCGCTCGATGCGCGAACGCAGCCGCAGCCTCGGTGGCGAACTGCGCCTGCACAGCCGCCCGCAAGCCGGTTGGGCGTTGTGTCTGAACATTCCTCTGGAGGCAACGCGATGA
- a CDS encoding copper-binding protein produces the protein MRIFKALMLPLLLIISLLGVDQLHAAGDMTRRPVALPDLVLGNDDSDYFMSQNEYQLETGQAYQLKIIASGQKEYAFQAPEFATSIYLRKVEAGGVEIKAVTLTELEFEEAGEAEIFFLPVKPGKFRFYAKGLEGKGMLGHFVVK, from the coding sequence ATGCGAATTTTCAAGGCCCTTATGCTGCCACTGCTACTGATCATCAGCCTGCTCGGCGTTGACCAGCTTCACGCCGCTGGCGACATGACCCGCCGTCCGGTAGCGCTGCCTGATCTGGTGCTGGGTAACGACGACAGCGACTACTTCATGTCGCAGAACGAGTACCAACTGGAAACCGGCCAGGCCTACCAGCTCAAGATTATCGCCAGCGGGCAGAAGGAGTACGCCTTCCAGGCGCCGGAGTTCGCGACCTCCATCTACCTGCGCAAGGTCGAGGCGGGTGGGGTGGAGATCAAGGCGGTCACCCTGACCGAACTGGAGTTCGAGGAAGCCGGTGAGGCGGAGATCTTCTTCCTGCCGGTCAAGCCGGGTAAGTTCCGTTTCTATGCCAAGGGCCTGGAAGGAAAGGGCATGCTTGGCCATTTTGTTGTCAAGTAG
- a CDS encoding ABC transporter substrate-binding protein, with product MHRIGCHLLFCLTAALGLATSAVADELQVRIGYLAHLPPQGPLLSNVIPEPLDAGRRGAELAIIDSNSTGRFLKQQFELQSAESEDATELLAAAEQQHQAGIRLFVINAPAATLRQLSAKLPDSLLFNAGSADDELRRAQCLGNVLHTLPSRAMLTDALAQFLAVRKWTRWLLVSGSTEDDIAYADALKRAAKRFGHKIVAEKPWSFDNDQRRSAQAEMPLFTQTAEYDVVLVADERGDFGEYLPYNTWYPRPVAGTQGLTPTAWHKTVETFGAAQLQKRFEALAGRWMNDRDFAAWMAVRSVAAAVTKLRAAEPQVIRALALSADLPLDGFKGRKLSFRPWNGELRQPIELVHPRALVSTSPQDGFLHPSNEMDSLGYDRPEVSCDLAGMSP from the coding sequence ATGCACCGGATCGGTTGCCATCTGTTGTTCTGCCTCACTGCCGCGCTCGGCCTGGCGACGAGTGCGGTAGCAGATGAACTGCAGGTGCGCATCGGCTACCTGGCGCACCTGCCACCACAGGGCCCGCTGCTGTCCAACGTCATCCCCGAACCGCTGGACGCCGGCCGCCGTGGCGCCGAGTTGGCGATCATCGACAGCAACAGCACCGGGCGCTTCCTCAAGCAACAGTTCGAACTGCAAAGCGCAGAAAGCGAGGACGCAACCGAGTTGCTCGCCGCCGCCGAACAACAACACCAGGCCGGCATCCGCCTGTTCGTGATCAACGCCCCCGCCGCTACCCTGCGCCAGCTCAGTGCAAAGCTGCCAGACAGCCTGCTGTTCAATGCCGGCAGTGCCGACGACGAACTGCGTCGTGCGCAATGCCTGGGCAACGTGCTGCACACCCTGCCCAGCCGCGCGATGCTGACCGACGCCCTGGCGCAGTTTCTCGCCGTGCGCAAATGGACGCGCTGGCTGCTGGTAAGCGGCAGCACCGAGGATGACATCGCCTACGCCGATGCGCTCAAGCGCGCCGCCAAACGCTTCGGCCACAAGATCGTCGCCGAGAAACCGTGGAGCTTCGACAACGACCAGCGCCGCAGCGCCCAGGCGGAAATGCCGCTGTTCACCCAGACCGCCGAGTACGACGTGGTGCTGGTGGCCGACGAGCGCGGCGACTTCGGCGAGTACCTGCCCTACAACACCTGGTACCCGCGCCCAGTCGCCGGCACCCAGGGCCTGACCCCGACCGCCTGGCACAAGACGGTGGAAACCTTCGGCGCCGCACAATTGCAGAAACGCTTCGAAGCATTGGCCGGACGCTGGATGAACGACCGCGACTTCGCCGCCTGGATGGCCGTACGCAGCGTCGCCGCCGCTGTAACCAAGTTACGCGCCGCCGAGCCGCAGGTCATTCGCGCTCTGGCGCTGTCCGCAGACTTGCCACTAGATGGTTTCAAGGGCCGCAAGCTGAGCTTCCGCCCGTGGAACGGCGAACTGCGCCAACCCATCGAACTGGTGCACCCGCGCGCGCTGGTCAGCACCTCACCACAGGACGGTTTTCTCCATCCGAGCAACGAAATGGACAGCCTCGGCTATGACCGGCCTGAGGTGAGCTGCGATCTGGCGGGTATGTCCCCGTAG
- a CDS encoding YVTN family beta-propeller repeat protein — MRLTRLACAVAFGLTCHSALAATAYVSNEKDDSISVIDLDSLEVTATLDVGMRPRGLLLSSDNKLLYICASDSDRVQVMDLATRKIIKELPSGADPEQFALHPNDHWLYISNEDDALVTVVDTQSDEVLAQIEVGVEPEGMAVSPDGKWAVNTSETTNMLHWIDTRTNQLVDNTLVDQRPRHVEFDKDGKRLWASAEIGGTVTVLDVDSRQVLKVLKFAIKGVHPDKVQPVGVKLTDDGKYAFVALGPANHVAVVDAKTFEILDYLLVGRRVWHMAFTPDQKRLLTTNGVSGDVSVIDVDSLKVTKSIKVGRYPWGVVVTP, encoded by the coding sequence ATGCGCCTGACCCGTCTCGCCTGCGCCGTCGCCTTCGGCCTGACCTGCCACTCGGCCCTTGCCGCCACCGCCTACGTGTCCAACGAGAAGGATGACAGCATCAGTGTCATCGACCTCGACAGCCTGGAAGTCACCGCTACCCTCGACGTCGGCATGCGCCCGCGCGGGTTGCTGCTGTCTTCCGACAACAAGCTCTTGTACATCTGCGCCAGCGACTCGGATCGCGTGCAGGTGATGGATCTGGCCACGCGCAAGATCATCAAGGAGCTGCCCTCCGGCGCCGACCCCGAGCAGTTCGCCCTGCACCCCAACGACCACTGGCTGTACATCTCCAACGAGGACGATGCCTTGGTCACGGTGGTCGATACCCAGAGCGACGAGGTGCTGGCGCAGATCGAAGTCGGCGTGGAACCGGAAGGCATGGCGGTCAGCCCGGACGGCAAGTGGGCGGTCAACACCAGCGAGACCACCAACATGCTGCACTGGATCGACACCCGTACCAATCAACTGGTGGACAACACCCTGGTCGACCAGCGCCCGCGCCACGTCGAGTTCGACAAGGACGGCAAGCGCCTGTGGGCCTCGGCCGAGATCGGCGGCACGGTGACGGTGCTGGACGTGGACTCGCGCCAGGTGCTCAAGGTGCTGAAGTTCGCCATCAAGGGCGTGCACCCGGACAAGGTGCAGCCGGTGGGGGTCAAGCTCACCGATGACGGCAAGTACGCCTTCGTCGCCCTCGGCCCGGCCAACCATGTGGCAGTGGTGGATGCCAAGACTTTTGAGATTCTCGACTACCTGCTGGTCGGCCGGCGCGTCTGGCATATGGCGTTCACCCCGGATCAGAAGCGCCTGCTGACCACCAACGGCGTCAGTGGCGACGTGTCGGTGATCGATGTCGATTCACTCAAGGTGACCAAGTCGATCAAGGTCGGCCGCTACCCTTGGGGCGTGGTGGTGACGCCATGA
- a CDS encoding ABC transporter ATP-binding protein produces the protein MNALEVSGVGFAYGARQALSDLAFELAPGRFGALLGPNGAGKSTLIALLTRLYDLQQGDIRIFGHSLRDEPRQALRQLGVVFQQSTLDLDLSVQQNLAYHASLHGMPRREAQARIEEELMRQDLAERRHDKVRTLNGGHRRRVEIARALLHQPRLLLLDEASAGLDPASRLALGRHVRNLCREQGLCVLWTTHLLDEVESSDDLLILHRGERVAWGKASQLGDDLAISFARLTGDEALGRGHVREALRPSGGRGFSREIHHIEELAAKAERRPATPTDSTTEPQP, from the coding sequence ATGAATGCGCTGGAAGTGAGTGGCGTCGGATTCGCCTATGGCGCGCGCCAGGCGCTCAGCGACCTGGCCTTCGAACTGGCGCCGGGGCGCTTCGGCGCCCTGCTCGGCCCCAACGGCGCGGGCAAATCCACCCTGATCGCCCTGCTCACGCGCCTGTACGACCTGCAGCAGGGTGACATCCGTATCTTCGGCCACAGCCTGCGCGATGAGCCACGCCAGGCACTGCGCCAGCTCGGCGTGGTATTCCAGCAAAGCACGCTGGATCTCGACCTGTCGGTGCAGCAGAACCTCGCCTACCACGCGTCACTGCACGGCATGCCTCGCCGCGAGGCGCAGGCGCGCATTGAAGAGGAACTGATGCGTCAGGATCTCGCTGAGCGCCGTCACGACAAGGTGCGCACACTCAATGGTGGCCATCGTCGCCGCGTGGAGATCGCCCGCGCCCTGCTCCACCAGCCACGCCTGCTACTGCTCGATGAAGCCAGCGCCGGGCTCGATCCGGCCAGCCGTCTGGCGCTCGGCCGGCACGTGCGCAATCTGTGCCGCGAGCAGGGCCTGTGCGTGCTGTGGACGACCCACCTGCTGGACGAGGTCGAGTCCAGCGACGACCTGCTGATTCTGCATCGTGGCGAGCGCGTGGCCTGGGGCAAGGCCAGCCAGCTCGGTGACGACCTGGCCATCAGCTTCGCCCGCCTGACCGGCGACGAGGCGCTGGGCCGTGGCCATGTGCGCGAGGCGCTGCGGCCCAGTGGTGGGAGGGGCTTCAGCCGCGAGATCCACCATATCGAAGAGCTCGCGGCTAAAGCGGAACGCCGCCCGGCCACCCCCACAGATTCCACAACGGAGCCGCAGCCATGA
- a CDS encoding ABC transporter permease, with protein MTAYWECLRGIVLREWLRFVLQRSRFLSALVRPLLWLLVFAAGFRAALGIAIIEPYDTYITYDTYIVPGLACMILLFNGMQGSLSMVYDREMGSMRVLLTSPLPRAFLLVAKLLATALISLLQVYAFLAIAWVYGVQPPAWGLLAALPALLLVALLLSALGLLLSNGIRQLENFAGVMNFVIFPMFFLSSALYPLWKMRESSEWLYWLCAFNPFTHAVELVRNALYLRLHIEALLICAGLTMLLTLLAVASFNPQHAALRKAG; from the coding sequence ATGACCGCCTACTGGGAATGCCTGCGCGGCATCGTCCTGCGCGAATGGCTGCGCTTCGTGCTGCAGCGCTCGCGTTTTCTCAGCGCCCTGGTGCGCCCGCTGCTGTGGTTGCTGGTGTTCGCCGCCGGCTTTCGCGCCGCGCTGGGCATCGCCATCATCGAGCCGTACGACACCTACATCACCTACGACACCTATATCGTGCCGGGCCTGGCCTGCATGATCCTGCTGTTCAACGGCATGCAGGGCTCGCTGTCGATGGTCTACGACCGCGAGATGGGCAGCATGCGCGTGCTGCTCACCAGCCCCCTGCCGCGCGCCTTCCTGCTGGTGGCCAAGCTGCTGGCCACGGCGCTTATCTCGCTGCTGCAGGTCTACGCCTTCCTCGCCATCGCCTGGGTGTATGGCGTGCAACCGCCGGCCTGGGGCCTGCTCGCGGCGCTACCGGCGCTGCTGCTGGTGGCGCTGCTGCTCAGCGCGCTGGGCTTGCTGCTGTCCAACGGCATTCGCCAACTGGAAAACTTCGCCGGGGTGATGAATTTCGTCATCTTCCCGATGTTCTTCCTGTCGTCGGCGCTGTACCCACTGTGGAAGATGCGCGAGTCCAGCGAGTGGCTGTACTGGCTGTGTGCGTTCAACCCCTTCACCCATGCCGTGGAGCTGGTGCGCAATGCTCTGTACCTGCGCCTGCATATCGAGGCGCTGCTGATCTGCGCCGGCCTCACCATGCTGCTGACGCTGCTCGCCGTAGCCAGCTTCAATCCGCAACATGCGGCGCTGCGCAAAGCGGGCTGA
- a CDS encoding PQQ-dependent catabolism-associated CXXCW motif protein — translation MKYRLPVQAGLMLASLLLVCVVHSEELFDAEGYRSSQYRSPTPSTLEGVQVLDTPALQKLLDERSDLQLIDVYRQLWRHDRFIEEEPHANIPGSLWLPNTGSGNLEALWLRYFTHYLNQASKGDLDKPFVFYCRPDCWPSWNAARRAHAMGYRQLYWYRDGIDSWEQAGLPMAPAQPAELPAAFLKPTATP, via the coding sequence ATGAAGTACCGTCTGCCCGTGCAAGCAGGCTTGATGCTCGCCTCCCTGCTGCTGGTCTGCGTCGTGCACTCCGAAGAGCTGTTCGATGCCGAAGGCTACCGCAGCAGCCAGTACCGCAGCCCGACACCGTCAACGCTTGAAGGTGTCCAGGTTCTCGATACTCCCGCCCTGCAAAAGCTGCTCGACGAACGCTCCGATCTTCAACTGATCGATGTCTATCGTCAGCTGTGGCGCCATGATCGCTTCATCGAAGAAGAGCCACACGCCAACATCCCCGGCAGTCTGTGGCTACCCAACACCGGCAGCGGCAACCTGGAAGCGCTGTGGCTGCGCTACTTCACCCACTACCTGAACCAGGCCAGTAAAGGCGACCTGGACAAGCCTTTCGTTTTCTATTGCCGCCCCGACTGCTGGCCAAGCTGGAACGCCGCGCGCCGCGCCCATGCCATGGGATACCGCCAGCTGTATTGGTATCGTGATGGTATCGACTCCTGGGAACAGGCCGGCCTGCCGATGGCGCCCGCGCAACCAGCCGAATTGCCTGCCGCTTTCCTCAAGCCCACCGCCACCCCATAA
- a CDS encoding response regulator transcription factor, translating into MYKILIADDHPLFREAIHNVIADGFPGSEIMETADLDSALELTQSHDDLDLILLDLNMPGMHGLGGLMNLRNEAPTIPVVIVSAEQDKQIVLQAITYGAVGFITKSSPRAQMTDAIAQILDGNVYLPPDIIRSQKSSNSRPHHDNHSIPPELLQALTRKQLLVLERMTKGESNKQIAYSLDIAETTVKAHVSAILRKLNVHNRVQAILSAGDIDFASYLRR; encoded by the coding sequence ATGTACAAGATTCTGATTGCCGACGACCATCCGCTGTTTCGTGAAGCCATCCATAACGTCATCGCCGACGGTTTTCCCGGCAGCGAGATCATGGAAACCGCCGACCTGGACAGCGCCCTGGAGCTGACCCAGAGCCACGACGACCTGGATCTGATCCTGCTCGACCTGAACATGCCCGGCATGCACGGCCTGGGCGGGTTGATGAACCTGCGCAACGAGGCGCCGACCATTCCGGTGGTGATCGTCTCGGCCGAGCAGGACAAGCAGATCGTGCTGCAGGCCATCACCTACGGCGCAGTGGGTTTCATCACCAAATCCTCGCCACGGGCGCAGATGACCGACGCCATTGCGCAAATTCTCGACGGCAACGTCTACCTGCCGCCGGACATCATCCGTTCGCAGAAGAGCAGCAACTCGCGACCCCATCACGACAACCACAGCATCCCGCCAGAGCTGCTACAGGCACTGACGCGCAAGCAACTGCTGGTGCTCGAACGCATGACCAAAGGCGAGTCGAACAAGCAGATCGCCTACAGCCTGGATATCGCCGAAACCACGGTCAAAGCCCACGTCTCGGCCATCCTGCGCAAGCTCAACGTGCACAACCGCGTGCAGGCCATTCTCTCGGCCGGCGATATCGATTTCGCGTCCTACCTGCGGCGCTGA
- a CDS encoding GNAT family acetyltransferase — protein sequence MHIRPFRLADEAAVVDLWQRCDLTRPWNDPHKDIQRKLTVQPELFLVGEIDGKLVASAMAGYEGHRGWVNYLAVCPEQRQQGLARQLMTYIEEQLLAMGCPKLSLQVRDTNAAALAFYERLGYKVDASVSLGKRLIADD from the coding sequence ATGCACATCCGCCCTTTCCGGCTCGCTGACGAAGCCGCCGTCGTCGATCTCTGGCAACGCTGCGACCTGACCCGCCCGTGGAACGATCCGCACAAGGACATCCAGCGCAAGCTGACGGTGCAGCCCGAGCTGTTTCTGGTGGGCGAGATCGACGGTAAGCTGGTAGCCTCGGCCATGGCCGGCTACGAAGGGCATCGCGGCTGGGTCAACTACCTGGCGGTCTGCCCCGAGCAACGCCAGCAGGGCCTGGCCCGTCAGCTGATGACCTACATCGAAGAGCAGTTGCTGGCCATGGGTTGCCCCAAGCTCAGCCTGCAGGTACGCGATACCAATGCCGCGGCATTGGCCTTCTACGAGCGGCTTGGCTACAAGGTCGACGCCTCGGTCAGCCTGGGCAAACGCCTGATCGCGGATGATTGA